AAGGTCAAAGGTTTTGAACTTTTTCTAAAATAAGTTTCAAAaagctaaaatattttttgacaaAAGCACTTTAAgcttaaatttaaagtttacTGGCAATGACATCAAGTATTTTCATTTTGGTCCCAACTTTATGTGACAAAAGCACTGAATATAATTACTAATTGGCAACAAAAACAATTGGAATTAGAaagttcaataaaaaaatactgCAATTACGAATTGTATAAGctcaaaatgaatatttaaagAGCTAATTACCACTAAATGAAGATCTTTGCTCACATAATCTAATCCCATAAATATCAAACAGCATAATAAGGCATGACAAGAATACAGGAGATTACCTAAATTCAGCCTCCAAAATACGAGTTTGCGAGATCAAATTCAAGCAATCAGCATGAAACTCCGACTTCATTTGCTGAACTGCCGAAATATCCGCCTCCGAGCACCTAGCAACGCCATTCTCGTCCAAGGAATCAACAAATCCACACTCTCTCGACGTATTTTGAGCAGAAAACTGACTCAAAAACCCTAAATCACTGGTGCAAGTCATCAAAGCTTCGTCCATATCACAGTTGTTTTCCACCATATCGACATAGTTTCGGCCATTTCCAAACCGCACCGGACGGAGTTTACGGACAGGGGAAACCGGAAGGTGGTGGATTTCCGGCGGAGGAATAACGGCAGATGGATTGTCGTAAACGACGTTAGTGGATTCAGGGAAAGGAGAAAGATTTTCAGCGAAAGAAGCGATGTCGTTTGATAGATGGCCGTCGCCGTCGGTGAGAGGTTCCATTGgagaggtaaaaaaaaaaaaaaaagtaatataaagCGGCGGCGGAAGGAAAATGGAGGGCTGGTAAAAGCAAAGTAAAATGGGGTAAAAGGGAAAGGAATCACCGAATTAgcgattttttatttttgtgttaagTTTCATCTCTTATTTATTACGTGTCACATGGTTAGCCTATCTCCAATTTCACTTGCGGTGAAGgttcaaaaatcaaaaatcggTTTGATCCCATCTTCTTGACACGAGCACAATTAATATATCTTTACAAATACTTAAGTTACTAAGTTAAATATGAAGAATCCATCCATTTGATTTGTTTTCCACAACACTCTTTCTCCACTTCACTTGCTCTGATTGTAATTCAACAAAACTaaaagacaaaattttcattcaaaaCAAGAGATTATGGTTCATGGATTCCATTAAAAAGCTTAAACATCCTATCCTATCTACTAAACTCTAGATTCCAGCACAACTCAAAAGTACAACAAGCACAGTTTCTCTCTTTCAACCGTGTTATTTTTCGTGTGAACTGCGAATAAGTGATTACAGGTAAACCAACACATTTCGTTGCTGCTTTTCTTGAGTGGCCATGAGTTGTCACCAGATTTAAGTTATTAAAAGACGTATCATCCAGACGGGTGTTGGGAACGTTCACCTCTGTATGGACTTGTAAAGTACCACTGTCGCATATTTGGACAGGAATCGATTGGTTGAACCGAGTGCTACCACAGACGGGGTACTCTTTCCTTTCTGCATGTACAGGTGGTTAAGTACCACATGTTGGGGTCTCGACAAAGGAGGTGGAATTTCCATGTGAGATGATGGAACGTTAAGCAAAGTCATCTGTAGATGAGGCGGAACTAAAGGTGGCTCCTTGGCGTAGTCCTCTGCTCCAAGTTGCATGTTATTGTAGCTGGAATCTGGGGACTGAGGAGGTTCAAAACCAGAAATACTTTCAATATCTTCTGGTACATAATCCTGCATCATGCATCAAACAGCACAAGTTTTTGTCAGTTTAGTTTCCAATCAACCACAACCTTTGTCAACTTGTCACTTTTCAAAGCGAGGAAACGAAAGACTTGACGTATTCACTTCTCGGTTTGAGAGGGAGGGGTAGAGCATATACTGTTCATCATTAGGACAGTAATGAGAACAAAGTCTAATGGAAGTTTGAGTACCCCAAAATGCCGTCTATGCTGATATGGTCACACACACGAACAAATCACAACACTTTTTTACCTTTCACAATCATCCAATCTGCCTACGTAGTTTTCTTTCAAGGTAGGTAGTTAAGCAACTGAAATAGAGACAAAGaagacttgatatttttatatatttatgttattttatatagTTTTCACAAATGTCAAGAATTCAATTATCTCACCAACTCATATTTAAATTGGCGCGAAATTTTCTATATCAAACTAACTTTTCACCTATTACTTTAATTACTTCTTCTTTGCTACATATCAAGTACGTTTATAAGAACTATTTATAAAGTACACACGTCAAATTTAATATCTTAAGTCGGGTGGCATTTTCTTTTCTGCAACCATTTTGAGTAGCAATAGGTTTGGGGACGGGAAGCAGGTGCTAAAGTAGGATGCATATGAGGCATTCATAAGCCAAGTTTCAAGCAGCAGCAACACTCTATTTGCTTCTTCCTTTTTCCCTCTATAATTAGTAGTTAGGTTGGCCGTATGTATACGTCTATTTCACTCAATTTGAGTCAGTTTCATGCCAATACTCAAGATAAGTGTTATATAAGTTAGAGATTCtctaaattatgtttttttaaaagaaaactaAAACTAGAGGTTCTCTAAATCTTAGTCTAATCCCTATAGTAACATAGaaatactacaacaacaacaaatccagTATAATTCCACCATGTGGGGTTCGGAGAAGGTAGAATGTatgcagacctaacccccaccttgaaaggtaggacgctgttttcgaaagaccctcgacaTAGACTATAGTAACATAGAAATATCTAAACAAAAACGACTCCTAGCAAACCAATGGGTCAAATGTAAGTGTATCAACACAACTAAACCTAATCAAGCGTTTCGTATCATCTATATGGATCTTTTGCTTTCActgttttctttttgagaaaggtaATGGTTTTATATACATGTAAGCACAAAGATTGTGCCAAAATTACAAACAGACTCAGTTCCTTTAACATTAAAATAGGAAGTTGAGAAAATCTAAAATCCTATCCTCTGGGTTGACTTCTTCTAGTCAACACCAAAAGCGCAAAAATGACGGGCATATGTGTTTCAGTATATGTTTTTTCCGTATTTTCTCTTAAGACATCTTTGGATCTTTCGCTTTCACTGTGTTCAACTCTTTGCTAAGTCCACATGAGTTTCAAGAAACTATGTAGTGTCTGTTAAGGTTAACAGCAGCTAAATAGTATGTACAGTAATTAAATTTATTGATGGCTGAATCTTGCATGCTTCTGATGAGAAGTGGagtaaatgtattttttttggaaaaaagagAATAGTTTTGGCAATTTTGCTTGCACGCATGAAGCACAATTGCTAGTGCTGTGAATAGACAGTAGAGAAGAAAAGGGGGAAAATAGAAGAATTTGCAGTGAATGAAACAAAGGCACAACTCATTAGAAAAATGGCCTAATTTTGGGCTGCCGAAAGCACTAAGGAAGTTACAAAAACTGCCAAAACCAAACAAAACAAATTCACAATTAATAGTTCTGCTATAAAGACTACCACATATGTAGCAAAAATTCGCTTATAAGAAGGAAATAAAAACTAGCCCAAACAGCTTAAAGaaaaatttcttactatagaCATATTACAAAGATTCTTTATGAAATTCAGCACAAATACAAAAGTTCCAGGAGGTCATGGAAGACAATTAGAGGGTATGAGAAAAAACTATTTTCATAAATTGTCAAGAGTGATTTTCCTCTTTAGTTCACTTCTTGCTCTTTCTTGGTCCCATTTTAAACTTTTATAAGTTGCACAGTGGTGAGGTTAGTTTATCTTTATCCATTCCTTGATATTTCtctgtgtgtgtatatatatataatatcaacaacaacacataTAGTATAAACCCACAGGGGGATCTAGGAAAGTAGAGTGACCTTATAAGACCTTGAAAGGTAGAGAGGTTATTTCCGATAGACCTTCCGCTTGTCGAGTAAACACTACTTTTTCAGTTTTCACCAAACTCTCTGCATTGAAAGACTAACTATGGAGTAGAGAGCTCTTccataatttcttttatttgtagAGAAGAGCTGGTCCTCACTTTATAAACTTCCTCTACTCTCTAAGCAACATGACAACTTATACAAAAGGCATAGAATAGGATGAATTATTTGTGATGCATTGACACCGTAATataatgacattttttttttaaagttaaggCTTAGTCTGAGAAAAAGGCTAGATTCAGTAAGTCCACCTTTTGGACCAAAACACTTTACAATCTATATCCATGCCATATTTGAACAGGACAAGGATCCATATGCTGACACTTCTTGTTTCCATAATGAGATTGTCACAGAGCAAAAAAGTCCAGGTTGGAGAGACTCCCATAGTTGTAATTCAATTCCCTTACAGTGTTCACTATTCACAAGCCAAAACTTCATTTTGGAAACTAATATCTTGCAGTtgcataaaaaataacaattatACTCTTCTTGGTTAAAAAGGGTAATTAATCTGACTCATATTTATGTTCACATAGGCAAATAAAGCGAGGCCGTGTATAGACAATCTCAAAGGCCAACAATATGTACTTAAGTTTTGATAGTGTGTCTATATATATAGTGTGTGTATTAGCTGAGTCCCTATTGGACGTCCAGTTTCTTCTATTCTTGCTTTGATCCTTGTAATAGGAAAATACAATATAAACTAGGCTTGGAATTCAATAGAATCCTTGAGAGAAAATGGACGGAGATAATTTTGAGACGAAAAATGTACCTTCACATCCAAAATATTGCAAGTATTCCCTGCTTCATCCTGGACGCATGGCAAGTCAGGAGAACACCTCCATTGTCCATCAACTATAAACCTATACTGGTAAACTCCAGAAGGAAGCACCTTCAAAATGGTGAAATCTTTACCAGATCTTTGCAAAGGGTTCCTGagaaataaatttttcatttttccgAGTCAACTTGCAATCTTAAAGCCCAAAAAGTTGAGAACTGTCATTTTCAATGTAAAACTTGGATGAACAAAACCAAGCTTACAAACCTTGATTTCCAATCATCCCATGATCCCTCCACGGCAACTTCTTTGCTATCATAGGTCCATGATATCAGTGTGGGAACTCCTTGCTCATCATTCAAATCTTCGTACCCTGAGGTAGTTTGCATCCATGAAGGGTTTGGGATATGCAACTCCTCAGGTCTTTGTAAAGGGACCACTGGCATCTGGGACAAAACATTTCAAAACAAACAAATTCATATATTTCCTCTCAAAAGAGAACCTCCCGGCCTATAAGAAGATCAACATCTTGAACCAATAATAAACACAACACAAATATATGTAAACTTTCTTGCTAGATAACTTTAAATGCTTGTTAGTGCTTAACAACAATTCCCTAAAGCCAATTTTC
This Solanum dulcamara chromosome 1, daSolDulc1.2, whole genome shotgun sequence DNA region includes the following protein-coding sequences:
- the LOC129895780 gene encoding SNF1-related protein kinase regulatory subunit beta-2, encoding MGNVNGREEIGQSGVDGVGVQETMDARDGEFMGQSPPSSPRDFHSPLMFRPQMPVVPLQRPEELHIPNPSWMQTTSGYEDLNDEQGVPTLISWTYDSKEVAVEGSWDDWKSRNPLQRSGKDFTILKVLPSGVYQYRFIVDGQWRCSPDLPCVQDEAGNTCNILDVKDYVPEDIESISGFEPPQSPDSSYNNMQLGAEDYAKEPPLVPPHLQMTLLNVPSSHMEIPPPLSRPQHVVLNHLYMQKGKSTPSVVALGSTNRFLSKYATVVLYKSIQR